The Comamonas sp. lk genome contains the following window.
CTTTGCCCGAGGATTTGCGCCAGGCGGTGACGCTGCGCGAGATTGAGGGCTTGAGCTATGACGAGATCGCCCTGGCCATGAATTGCCCTATTGGCACGGTGCGCTCGCGCATTTTTCGGGCCCGCGAGGCGATTTCGGCCAAGGTCAAGCCTTTGCTGGAGCGCCAAAGCGGCAAGCGCTGGTAAACAGGCCGGATCAGGGCTACAGGTGATGGGCAACGAGCAGGTGAACTACATGAATGACGATCAGACTCAACGCGAACAGCTTTCGGCTTTGGTAGATGGCGAGGCCACGCCGCCTTCCATGCCGGGTGTGCTGGCCTACGCGGAAAGCGACGAAGGCCAGCAGTCGTGGCGCATGTACCACCTGATCGGCGACGTGCTGCGCTCGCCCGAGCTGGCCCATCACAGCCAGCACGATATTCTTTCCGGCGTTCGCGCCCACATGGAACGCGAACCGCGCGCGTTCACGGGTGGTGCTGACGACATGCCCTTGGGCCAGTTGCAGCAGGTGGCTGCGGCGGAGGCGGCGCAGCCGTCCCAGCTTCATCGCGGTGCGGCCAATGCTTCGGTGTTTCGCTGGAAGATGGCCGCCGGTTTCGCCTCGGTAGCGGCCGTGGCCGCCATTGGTTGGGGTGCCCTGCTGGGCGGTGGCGCAGACGAGGGGCGTGCAGGTGCTCAGCTGGCTGCGTTGAGCCCGCAGAGCGTCGCTGCCGTGGCCCATGGTGCTTCTGTGGCGCTGGCAGGCATTGCGGCTCCCGAAGTGGATGATGCGCATATCGCCCTGGGTGCCGATGCCCAGTCGTCCACCGTGGTGGCCGTCACCACTCCCAATGGGCAAAGCGTGATGCTGCGCGATCCACGCCTGGACGAGCTGCTCGCATCCCGCAATCAGTTCAGCAGCGCCGCCAATCTACAGATGCCGGCCAGCTTTCTGCGCAACGCCAACTTTGCGACTTCCCAGTCCGCACAACGCCGCTGAATTCGGCAGGGGTGTCGGAACTTCTTGGCCTGCTGCTCATCAATATGAGAGCGGCTTGCGCTTGATTTGGAAGTGACTCAATAATATTTCTATTGAGAAGCATTGAAAATCAAGCGCATACAGCTATCTTTTTTAAGTCTTTCCGCCTTCCATGCTGTTGGCCTGCGGGTAAACAGAGGATAAATATGGCCTGAGCACGGCTTGCCGTGCTTTCGCTGGCGTGGAGGCTTTGCCAGAATGAGAAGCTGTGGGCCTGAAATGTCCATTTTTCTCCCCTGTTTGCGGCCTCGAAAATCGAGCAAGGAAATCATGACTATGCGCACCCAAGCCTGGACAATGTTCGCAACCCGTGCCAAGGCAACCGCCCTGGCCAGTGCCATGGTGGTGGCTGCTGCCGGTGCTGCGGCCATGCTGCCGGTGTCGGCCGCCCAGGCCCAAAGCGCCGCCACGGCGCGCGGCCTGCCGGACTTCACGGATCTGGTGGATCAGGTCGGCCCCTCGGTGGTGAACATTCGCACGCTGGAGAAGGTCTCCAAAAGCGCGGGTGAGAACCTGGGCATGGACGAAGACATGCTGGAGTTTTTCCGCCGCTTTGGCCTGCCCGTGCCCAATATTCCCCGCCAGCGCACGCCGCGCGGCGGCCAACAGGGCGAAGAGCAGCCCCGTGGCCTGGGTTCGGGCTTCATCCTCACGGCTGACGGCTATGTGATGACCAATGCCCACGTGGTCGAAGGTGCGGACGAAGTCATCGTGACGCTGACCGACAAGCGCGAGTTCAAGGCCAAGATTGTGGGCAGCGATAAGCGCACGGACGTGGCCGTGGTCAAGATCGAGGCCAAGGGCCTGCCTGCCGTCAAGATCGGTGATGTCGGCCGCCTGAAGGTGGGCGAGTGGGTGATGGCCATCGGCTCGCCCTTCGGCCTGGAAAATTCCGTGACGGCCGGCATTGTCTCGGCCAAGCAGCGCGACACGGGCGACTATCTGCCCTTTATCCAGACCGATGTGGCCATCAACCCCGGCAACTCGGGCGGCCCGCTGATCAATATGCGCGGCGAGGTGGTGGGCATCAACAGCCAGATCTATTCGCGCTCCGGCGGCTTCATGGGCATTAGCTTTGCCATTCCGGTGGATGAAGCTGTGCGCGTCAGCGAGCAGCTGCGTGCCAGCGGCAAGGTGACGCGCGGACGTATCGGCGTGCAGATCGGCCCTGTGACCAAGGACGTGGCGGAATCCATAGGCCTGGGCAAGGCGGAAGGCGCGCTGGTCTCGGCCGTCGAGGCCGATTCTCCGGCCGCCAAGGCGGGCGTGGAAGCCGGCGACGTGATCACCAAGTTCGATGGCAAGACGATTGAAAAAGTCTCCGACCTGCCGCGTCTGGTGGGCAATACCAAGCCCGGCACCAAGAGCATGATTACCGTGCTGCGCCGCGGCAAGCTCATGGACTTGAACATGGTGATCGCCGAGGTGGAACCTGAC
Protein-coding sequences here:
- a CDS encoding sigma-E factor negative regulatory protein, producing the protein MNDDQTQREQLSALVDGEATPPSMPGVLAYAESDEGQQSWRMYHLIGDVLRSPELAHHSQHDILSGVRAHMEREPRAFTGGADDMPLGQLQQVAAAEAAQPSQLHRGAANASVFRWKMAAGFASVAAVAAIGWGALLGGGADEGRAGAQLAALSPQSVAAVAHGASVALAGIAAPEVDDAHIALGADAQSSTVVAVTTPNGQSVMLRDPRLDELLASRNQFSSAANLQMPASFLRNANFATSQSAQRR
- a CDS encoding DegQ family serine endoprotease, with amino-acid sequence MRTQAWTMFATRAKATALASAMVVAAAGAAAMLPVSAAQAQSAATARGLPDFTDLVDQVGPSVVNIRTLEKVSKSAGENLGMDEDMLEFFRRFGLPVPNIPRQRTPRGGQQGEEQPRGLGSGFILTADGYVMTNAHVVEGADEVIVTLTDKREFKAKIVGSDKRTDVAVVKIEAKGLPAVKIGDVGRLKVGEWVMAIGSPFGLENSVTAGIVSAKQRDTGDYLPFIQTDVAINPGNSGGPLINMRGEVVGINSQIYSRSGGFMGISFAIPVDEAVRVSEQLRASGKVTRGRIGVQIGPVTKDVAESIGLGKAEGALVSAVEADSPAAKAGVEAGDVITKFDGKTIEKVSDLPRLVGNTKPGTKSMITVLRRGKLMDLNMVIAEVEPDDVVKTKAAAGSSKAPQGMLENKALGLTLGELTAAQKKELGVKGGVRVMAATDAAARVGLREGDVILQLANTEVNDLKSFESAWAKADKGKPVNVLVRRGEWAQYVLIRPSK